GAGGCTGCCCAGCCCGCCCATTGACCACAGGCGGCCGAGGCGGAATCAACGGCTCCAGCCGCTCCCACAACATATCCGTAATGAACCGATCCTCAGCAAGCGTCGACACTCGACCAGCATCCCCGCTAACCAGCCACAACAACCACCGCCACGCCGACTACTGAAACCACCTCTAAGGGGGCCTACAGCCCCTGCGCCACCGGCGGCTCCGGCTCCGGCGGCAGCCCCTCGTTCACCGGCACGACCTCGTCCGAGCCCGCTGCGAGCAGCTCCAGGCGGAGCGCGCGGCGCGCCCGCTGCTGTTCGGGGTCCGGGAGAGGGACGGCGGCGAGCAGACGCTGCGTGTACGCCTCCTTCGGGTAGCGGAGGATCTCGTCGCGGGTGCCGACCTCGACCAGGCTGCCGTGATGCATGACCGCGATCCGGTCGGCCAGCACGTCGATGACGGCGAGATCGTGGGTGATGAACAGGCAGGCGAAGTTCATCTCCTTCTGGAGCTGCTGCATCAGCTCCAGGACACGGGCCTGGACCGACACGTCCAGCGCGGAGGTGGGCTCGTCCGCGATGAGGACCTGCGGCTTCAGCGAGAGGGCGCGGGCGATGCCGACGCGCTGCTTCTGTCCACCGGAGAGCTCGTGCGGGAAACGGCTGCGGTAGGCGCGCAGCAGCTCGACGCTGTCGAGGAGGCGGTCGACCTCCTTGGCCAGCTCCATGCCTTTGAGACCCTTGGCCAGGCGCAGCGGCTCGCCGATCGAGTCGGCGATCTGCAGGCGGGGGTTCAGCGAGGAGGACGGGTCCTGGAAGACGATGCCGACGTTGCGGTGCAGCTTGCGTATCTCGTCACGGTTCGCGTCGCTGATGTCCTGCCCCGCGATGACGAGGCGGCCCGAGTGGATCGGCAGGAGAGCGATCGCCGCACGGCCGAGCGTCGTCTTGCCAGAGCCCGACTCGCCCACGAGGCCGACGACTTCGCCCTCGTGGATGGTGAGGTCGATGTCCGTCGCCGCTCGGAACGCCGGGAAACGGCCGCGCTTCGGGTACTCGATCGAGACTTTGTCGAACTCGACGACGATCCTCCGCTTGTCCAGCTCCGCCTTCTCGTGCTCGGCGGCGGCGAGGCGCTCGTTGACGCGGATACGCTCCGCGAACTCGGCGTCCCGGTTCGCAGTGCCCGCGGCGAGGGCTGCGGTCGTGTCAATCTCCTCGTCCTCGCGCTGGCCGAGGTGCGGCACGGCCTCGAGCAGGGCGACGGTGTACGGGTGCTTCGGGGCCGCGAAGACCTCGGCGACGGTGCCGGACTCCACGATGTCGCCTTTCCGCATGACCACGATGTTGTCGGCCAGGTCGGCGACGACGCCCATATCGTGTGTGATCAGCAGGATGGCGGAGTCGAGCCGGTCGCGGAGGCTCCGCAGCAGCTCGAGGATCTCCGCCTGCACGGTCACATCCAGCGCGGTCGTCGGCTCGTCGGCGATGAGGAGCTTCGGGTCGCAGGAGATCGACTGGGCGATCATGGCGCGCTGACGCTGACCGCCGGAGAGCTGGTGCGGATAGGAGTTGAACACCTTGACGGGGTCGGGCAACTCGACCATGCCGAGCAGCGCCAGGGCGCGCTCCTTCGCCTCGTGGGGCGACATCCCGAAGTGGATGCGGAGTGTCTCGACGATCTGGAAGCCGACGGTGTAGACCGGGTTCAGCGCGGTCATCGGCTCCTGGAAGATCACCGACACCTGGCGTCCGCGGACGCGGCGCATCTGCTGCGGACTGAGGCCGGTGAGCTCGCGGCCCTCCAGCTTGATCGAGCCGCGCACGCGGGAATTCTTCGGCAGAAGGTCGAGGATCGCCATCGAGCTCGCGCTCTTGCCGGAGCCCGACTCGCCGACGATGGCCAGCACCTCGCCCGCTTGGATCGAGTAGCGGAGCTTCTTGGCGGCGGGCACCCAGACGCTGTCGACGCCGAAGTCGACGGAGAGGTCGGCGACCTCCAGCACGGGGGCTCCGGTCACGACGCCGGCCTGACCGGCGGTGGTGGTGGCGGTCATAATTCGCGGTTCCTTTCGGGGGCGCGCTCCGGGCGGGGCTGTGCGGGGCGGGATGAGAGCATGGAGCCATGCCCTCCGTCTCCCCCGCCGAGCGCGAGGTTCTCGTGTCCCGGTTCAACCGGGTCCTTGCCGTCCTGATCTGGGCGGCGACCGCCGCCCTGGCCGTCGGCCTGCTGGTCAGTCTGCGCGATGCGCGCTTGCTCTTCCTCGTTCCGTGCGGCCTGTTCGCGCTGCTGGCGTGGGCCGCGCTCTGGCGTCCGCGCCTGACGGTGTCGGACGACGGGCTGGAGCTGGTCAACGTCACGCGCACCGTGGAGATCCCCTGGCCCGCGCTCATCAACGTCGAGACGAAGTACGCGCTCACGCTCTTCACGCCGGGGCGAAAGTTCCCGGTGTGGGCAGCCCCGGCCCCGGGGACCGGCAGCACGCTGCGCGCCACCCGGCGCGAGACGACGGGACGGATGGGCCGACCGAACGTCGAGGACAGCGTGCGCCGCCCGGGCGATCTGCTCTCGACCGAGTCCGGCGCGGCGGCCGAGGCGGTGCGCCGCCGCTGGACGGCCCTGCGGGAGGCAGGGTCCATCGAAGCCGGTCGCGCCGACGAGACCCCCGTGACGGTCCGCTGGCACCTCCTGACGCTGGCCGCCCTGGCGGCGCTGCTCGGCAGCACGGTCGCCGCGCTGCTGCTGACCTGAGTCCGCCGCCGCGGGGGCCGGGAGCGGCGCGGCGGCGCGATTCTGGGTCACAGCGCATCCTTCGAGAGGGCGGCGCCCGTGCGGGGACCATCCTCGCTCTCGCCCGGTTCCGGTTCCTGCTCGCGCATCGTGCGGAGGGTGAAGCGGCGGTGACGCGGGTCGAAGGCGTCCCGCAGGCCGTCGCCCACGAAGTTGACCAGCAGCGCCAGGGCGACGATGAACGCGCCGGGCCACCAGAACAGCCACGGCCGGGTCTGGAACGCCGACTGGTTGGAGCTGATCAGGAGGCCGAGGGAGACATCGGGCGACCGGATGCCGTAGCCGAGGAACGAGAGCGCCGTCTCGAGCAGGATGGCCGAGGCCATGATCAGTGTCGAGGAGACGATCACCACGCCGATGGCATTCGGCAGGATGTGCTTGAAGATGATCCGAGCGTCCGAAGCGCCGGCCACCCGCGCCGCCTCCACGAACTCGCGCTCGCGCAGCGACAGGAACTCCGAGCGCACCAGCCGGGCGATGCCCATCCACGAGAAGAATCCCAGCATCAGGGCGAGGAAGAAAGCACCCAGCCCACCGAAGGCGTGTCCGACGACCGAGCCGATCACGAGGGCTGGGATGACGATGAACACATCGGTGATGCGCATCAGGATCGCGTCGACCACACCGCGGAAATAGCCGGCGACGGCGCCGACGACGACGCCGACGGCGCTCGCGATGAGCCCAAGCACGATCATGACCAGCACGGAGTTCTGAATGCCGCGCATCGTCAGAGCGAAGTAGTCCTTGCCGATGCGATCCTGGCCGAACGGGTGCTCCCAGGTGGGAGAGCCCTGCTGCACCTGGTCGTTCAGCTCCTTGTAGTCGTACTTCCACCAGCCGTGGATCGACCCGATGCCGATCGCGGAGAGGGAGAACAGCACGATGAGGATGAACAGGATCGCGCTGGCGACGGAGATCTTGTTGGAGAGGAAGCGCTTCCAGATGAGCCTCCCCTGGCTGACGGGCGGAGAGTCCGGCTCCCGCAGCTCGTCGGCGATCAGCGGTTCGGTTGTCGGCATCAGCGGACCCTCACTCTCGGGTCGAGCGCGGCGTAGGCGAGATCGGCCAGGAAATTGAAGAGGATCGCCATCGCCGCGATCACCAGGAAGTACGCCATGACCGGGTTCAGATCTCCGCGGTCGAGGCCGCTCGCGAACAGGAAGCCCATCCCCGGGATCGCGAACACGCGCTCTGTGATGATCGCGCCGCCGAGCAACGCGCCCACATCGAACGCCACCAGCGTGGTGATCGGGATGAGCATGTTGCGGAAGGCGTGCCGCACGACGACGGTCCGCTCCGGCAGCCCCTTCGCCCGAGCGGTGCGGATGAAGTCCTGGCCCAGCACCTCCAGCATCCCGGCCCGCGAGTAGCGGGTGTAGGACGCGAAGGAGATCAGCAGCAGCGCGACCGTGGGCAGCAGGAGATGTGTGAAGGTGTCGAGCCCCGACTCCCACATATCGCCGCTGAGACCGGGGGTGGAGGACCCGACGGTGGCGATCGGCCGGCCGTTCGTGTCGCTGAAGTACGTCGGCCACGCCTGCATGAAGCGATCGACCAGGATCAGGAAACCCGACAGGATGGTGACGATGACCGCGACGCACATATTCTGGCCGCGGTCGTAGCCGCCCACGAAGAAGCCGATCGCGAGACTCACGACGATCGCGACGACCGCCAGGATCACGATGGTGCCGACCGTGGAGACGCTGAACAGCGGTTGCAGGGCGAAGAAGCACACGAGCGACACCGCCCCGGCGATCCCTGCCGCGATGAGCGCACGCCGGCTCTGGAGACCCGCGGTGAGCGCTGTCGCGCCGACGACCACGGCGGCGATGAGGATGATCATCACGACCGGGCCGAGGCCGGGGCGCAGGAACCAGTTCGTCGCGCTCATCAGCAGCAGCACGCCGGCTGTCGCTACGCCGGAGACGACGGCGGTGATCCCCCGCCGCCGCAGGTCTCCGCCGATGAGCGACTGCCAGATGAGCCCGGCGGCCACACCGGTCAAGACGGCCGTCCACCAGGGGATCGTCGGACGCACCAGAAAGTCGTTGAACCCGATCGCGATGAACTCCTTGAGGAGCACCGCGACGAGGAACGCCGGCAGGGAGTAGAGGAAGAAGCTGAGGAACGTGACGACATTGTCGAGTCCGCTGTACTGCCGGAGGGCGGTGACGATGCCGATCGTCACCCCCAGGAGGATCGCGAGCAGGAGCGCCAGGGTGACCAGCTGCACGGTGGAGGACAGGGCCTGCGGCAGGATGTCGACCACTTTGGCGTTGGAGATCGTCGATCCGAGGTCGCACGCGTTCGCGAACGGGATGAGGCATTTGGCCGCACCGCCGAGCCAGAGGAGCCAGCGGAGCGGGGGAACGACATCCAGCTGCAGCAATTGGATGCGCGCGTTGATGAGCTGGGTCTTATTCGGGGAATTGCTGCTTCGCAGGTCCTGGAGCGGGTCAGCGCTGTAGGCCACCAGCATATACATCAGGAACGAAGCGGCGACGATGATGAGCACTGAGACCAGAAGTCGTCTCAGGATGAAACTCGCCATAGGTTCAAAACCTTCACTGGAACAGGACGCGCCGAACGGGTGGTGGCGAGGGGGTGCTCGCCTGGCGCGTTTCGGGAGAGGCGGACGGGTCATCCGCCGACGAGGTGACACGGGGCGCCGACTCGCAATGCCGGCGCCCCGCCGCAGTGAGAGTGCCCGGGTTTCGCCCGGGCACTCTCACTGCCGAAGACGTTACTTCGAGGTGGAGGACTTAACCGACCATTGCCAGAAGTTCCAGAACGGACCGTTCTGGTTGCCCATGAACTTCACACCGTCGACGCGAGCGTTGACGCCGAAGACACCCGGCAGCTGGAAGAGCGGCAAACCGTAGGCCTGGGAGAAGGCCGTCTTGTCGATCTTCATCTCCAGGTCGGTCAGCTTGCTCTTGTCCAGCGTGGTCTGGGTGGCCAGCGCGTCCGTGTTCGCCGCCGAGAAGCGGTTGTAGTTGCCGCCGCCGCTGGTGGTGAACAGCTGTGGGATCTGCGCGGTGCCGGCGCCCGGGCTGATCCACCCGAAGAGCGACGCGTCGTAGTCCCCGCCCGGAAGCAGCTTGCTCCACTGCGGCGAGCCGGAGTCGACGACCTTGAAGCCGGCCTTGGACGCGGACGCCTGGATGGCCTGGAACTCGTCGACACGGTTCGGGTTGTTCGTGTTGTACAGAATGCGGACGGTCGGGGTCGCTCCGGCCAGCAGGGCCTTGGCGCCGTCGATGTCCACCTTGTCGTAGGCCGAAGAACCGTTGTTCTTCACCGTGTCGCCGTACTGGGGCTGCTGGTTCGGCAGCCAGATCTGCGAGTTGAGGACCTTGGCCTTCGGATTCACCGGGGTGACGATCGAGTCGAGGATCTGCTGACGCGGGATCGTCTTCAGGAACGCCTCACGGACCTCGGCGTCCGAGAAGGTCTGCGAACCGAAGTTCAGGTCGAGGTGGTCGTAGGATGCCTGGTCTCCGGTGAGCACCTTCGCGCTGGTCTTCTTCAGCGCGGTGAGGGTGTCGGCCGAGGCCTGCGGGTTGATGATGTCGACCTCGCCGTTCTGGAGAGCGGTGACCTGTGCGTTCGCGTCCGGGATGATGCGGAAGACGATCTTGTCCACATTCGGCTCCAAACCGCCGGCGTAGTACTTGTTCCGCACCATCGTGAGCGACTGTCCCGGGGTCCACGACGACAGGGTGAACGCGCCGGAGGCGACCAGCAGGTCCTTGTCCGTGGGCATCGCGGTGATGTCGTAGCCGGTGTTGACGAAGTCCGCCGCCTTCTTGAGGGTGGCGTCCGGCGCGGCCGGGCTGGCCGGGTCGCCCTTCGGCAGGCCCTTGAGCAGCTTGGTCAGATCGGCGGCCGAGGACAGACCCGCCTTCTTGGCCACGATGTGCGCGGGCTGAGCGATGGGGTTGACAAGCTCCCAGTCCACATAAGGCGTGGAGTACTTGAGGGTGATCGTGCGGTTGTCGTCGCTCACCGCCGGGAAGCCGGTGGCGTCGATTCCCGCTGTCGAACCGGCGATCGTGAAGTACTGGGTGCCGCTGGTGACCTTGCCGGAGTCGTCGAACTTGGCGGAGTCGTAGTGACCCGACGCGATCGCCCAGGCGAGGACCATGTCGTCAGCGGTGACAGGCTGGCCGTCGGACCACTTGTCGTCCTTGTTCAGGGTGTACTTGACCGTCAGCGGGTCATCGGAGGTCTTCTCGAAAGTGCCGAACTTGTCGTCGTGGACGATCTTGTAGTTGTTGTCGATGTACTGGAAACCGGTTCCGTAGGAACCGTTCAGGTAGCCGACCTGGCCGTTGGTGTCCAGGTTGCCCTGCGGGGTCTGCGAGTTCAGTGAGGTGAGGTCGTTGACGACCGCCACTGTCACCATGCCCCCTTTAGCAGCGGACGAACCACCGGTGCCGGACGTGGTGCAGGCTGACAGAGCGAGAGCGGCGACACCGGCGACGGCGCTGACCGCGAGCCCGACCTTTCTTCCCTTGATGTGCAATGTTCCTCCTGTGCGAAGTGTGCGCGCGGCACGGGCGTGCGAGAGTGCCTGGTCCGGCGCGGGATAAGACTGACCCTAGGTACCGTCGGCAATGAATGCAAAACGAGGCTCGAAAACGTTACACAGCGGTAATGCAGACAATGGATTCTCCCGTGCGGACACGGAAACCGACGCGATCGGGGCCTTCCGTGCGCGCACTCGCACGCAATCCGGGTGCGGATCGCACGATATCCGCACCTCTGAGGTGGTGCCGGGAAAGAGGCCGAAGCGCCTGACAGGATGCCTCTATGAGCAGTGAACCGACCCGGTCCGGCGATGTCCTCGCCGATCGCAGCGCTCGCGTCCGCCTGTGGTGGGAGATCGCCATCGTCCTCGGCCTGTCGCTGGGGCAGTCGGCGGTGTACTCGATCGTCTCGATCATCGACCTCTCGACGCGGGAGAAGGCCCTCGCCGATCAGACCGCGCAGGTGAATCCCTCCCAGTCCAGCCGCGAGCTGTTCGACGCCCTGTACCAGCTGCTCGGGAACCTGTTCTCTCTCTTCGCGGTGGCGCTGGCGATCTTCCTGCTGTGGCAGCCGCGGCGCAGCGGCTTCCGCCGGACTTCACGCGACCGTGGCCGGATCTGGGCGGCGGCCTTCTGCTGCTGCTCGTGATCGGCGTGTCCGGCCTGCTCTTCTACGCGCTCGGCCGCGTGCTCGGCGCGACGGTGGCGGTGCAGGCCTCCCCGCTCGAGGCCCACTGGTGGACCGTGCCGGTCCTCCTCCTCGCCGCGCTGCGCGCCGGGCTGCAGGAGGAGGTGATCGTGGTCGGCTACCTGTTCGCCCGGCTGCGGCAGCTCGGCTGGGGACGTGGCCGATCATCCTCGCGGCGGCCGCGCTGCGGGGCAGCTATCACCTCTACCAGGGCTTCGGCCCGTTCGCCGGCAACGCCATCATGGGCGTCGTGTTCGGCTGGTGCTACGTCCGGTGGGGCCGTGTCGCCCCGCTCGTCGTCGCCCACGTCGCCATCGATATCGTCTCTTTCGTCGGCTATCCCCTCGCCGTCGCCCTCTGGCCCGCCGTCTTCGCCTGACTCCGCCCTCCCTTCCTCACTTCTTCCGGCTCCCGACCGGCGTGTCGGCGGAAGAAGTGAGGAAGGGATGGCTGCACGAGTCAGGCGAAGGATTCGGGGGGCGGGCAGGCGCAGAAGAGGTTGCGGTCGCCGTGGGCCTGGTCGATGCGGCGGACGGGGGGCCAGTACTTCGCGCGGACGAGGGCGGGGACGGGGTAGACGGCCTGCTCCCTGGAGTAGGGATGCCTCCACTCGCCGCTGACGACGGCCTCCGCGGTGTGCGGAGCGTTGCGCAACGGGTTGTCGTCGCCCGGCCAGTCGCCGGCGGCGACCGCGTCGGCCTCCGCCCGGATGGCGACCATCGCGGTGACGAAACGATCGAGTTCGGCCAGGTCCTCGGATTCGGTCGGCTCCACCATGAGGGTGCCGGCGACCGGGAACGACATGGTCGGCGCGTGGAAGCCGAAGTCCACCAGCCGCTTGGCGACGTCGTCCACCGTCACACCGGTTCGCGCGGTGAGCGGGCGCAGATCCAGGATGCACTCGTGTGCGACGAGGCCGTCGCTGCCCGCGTAGAGCACGGGGAAGTGCTCTCGCAGCCGGGCCGCCACGTAATTCGCAGCGAGCACAGCCGCCCCGGTCGCGTCCTTCAGACCCTCGGCGCCCATCATCCGGACATAGGCCCAGCTGATCGGCAGAATGCTGGGGCTGCCGTAGGGGGCGGAGGAGACCGGGTGCCCACCGTGCTCGATCCGGCCCCCGCCGGCGAGCGCATGGGTCGCGTCCTGGGCCAGGGGGTGCCCGGGCAGGAACGGCGCGAGATGCGCCTTCGCGGCGACCGGGCCGACGCCGGGACCGCCGCCGCCGTGGGGGATGCAGAAGGTCTTGTGCAGGTTGAGGTGGCTCACGTCGCCGCCGAGGTCGCCGAACCGGGCGTAGCCGAGCAGGGCGTTCAGATTGGCCCCGTCGATGTAGACCTGCCCCCCGGCCCGGTGGACCGCGTCCGCGATGGCGACGACCTCGTGCTCGTACACGCCGTGCGTCGAGGGATAGGTGATCATCAGCGCGGCGAGGGTGTCGGCGTTGGCGGCGATCTTGGCACGCAGATCGTCCAGGTCGACGTTGCCGTCCTCGTCGGTCGCGACCACGACGACGCTCAGACCGGCGAGCACCGCCGAGGCGGCGTTGGTGCCGTGGGCGGACTGCGGAATGAGGCACACCGTGCGCTGCCCGTCGCCGCGCGAGCGGTGGTACCCGCGGATGGCGAGGAGCCCGGCGAGCTCACCCTGGCTGCCCGCGTTCGGCTGGAGGGAGACGGTGTCGTACCCGGTCACATCCGCGAGCCAGCCTTCGAGCTGGTCGATGAGGGCGAGCGATCCCGCCACGTCCGCGGCGGGCGCGAACGGGTGCAGGGCGGCGAACTCGGGCCAGGTGACGGCCTCCATCTCCGTCGCCGCGTTGAGCTTCATGGTGCAGGAGCCGAGCGGGATCATGCCGCGGTCGAGCGCGTAGTCGCGGTCCTGGAGGAGGCGGAGGTAGCGCATCATCGCGGCCTCGGAGTGGTGTGCGGAGAACACGGGATGCGTCAGGTAGGCGGAGGTGCGCACCAATGCGCTGTCGAAAGAGACGGCCGCGTCCAGGTCGATCGCGACCTCGCCGTCGGCCGCTCCGCCCAGCGCCTCGATGAGGCCGGCGAGGGGGAAGACCCCGTCGCGAAGATCGGCCGCGGCCTCCTCATCCAGGCTGAACGAGACGAGGCCCGAGTCGACCGCGTGCAGCAGGACGCCGCGCTCGTGGGCTCGTTCCACCACAGCGGCCGCATCGTCCACCTCCACCAGGAGCGTGTCGAAGAACGAGCGCGAGCGCACCTCGACGCCGGAGTCGCGGAGCGCGCGGGCGACGGCGGCGGCGCTGAGGTGAACCTGCCGCCCGATCGCGCGCAGGCCCACCGGACCGTGGTAGACGGCGTACATCGCGGCCATGACAGCCAGGAGCACCTGCGCGGTGCAGATGTTCGAGGTGGCCTTCTCCCGGCGGATGTGCTGCTCGCGTGTCTGGAGCGTGAGGCGGTACGCGGGTTTGCCCACGGCATCCTGCGACACCCCGACGAGACGGCCGGGTAACTGCCGTTCCAGGCCCTTGCGGACGGCCAGATAGCCGGCGTGCGGGCCGCCGAAGCCCATCGGGACCCCGAAGCGCTGGCTGGTGCCGACCGCGACATCCGCGCCGAGCTCGCCCGGGGAGCGCAGGTGTGTGAGCGCGAGCAGATCGGCTGCGACCACGACGGTGGCGCCCGCGGCCTTCGCTGCGGCGATGACGGACTCCGGATTCCAGACCCGGCCGGAGGCGCCGGGGTACTGTACGAACAGACCGAAAGCGTCCGCGAGCTCGGGGGCGCCGGCCGGAGCGGAGGCCAGGTCGCGCACCACCAATTCGATGCCGACCGCTTCGGCGCGGTTGCGGAGCAGGGCGAGAGTCTGGGGGAAAGCGTCTGCGTCCACGACGAACTTCGCAGAGGCGGACGTGGATGCGCGGCGGGCCAGCAGCATCCCTTCGACCACCGCGGTGCCCTCGTCCAGCATCGACGCGTTCGCCGTGCCGAGCCCGGTGAGATCGGCCACCATCGTCTGGAAGGTGATGAGGGCTTCGAGGCGGCCCTGCGAGATCTCCGGCTGATACGGCGTGTATGCGGTGTACCAGCCAGGGTTCTCCAGGACGTTCCGCTTGATCACCGCCGGGGTGATGGTGCCGTAGTAGCCGAGCCCGATCAGGCTGCGGTTGACCGTGTTGCGCGCCGCCAGCTCCCGCAGCTCGCGGATCGCCGCGCGCTCGCTGACCGGGGCGGGCAGGACCGAGGCGCGCGCGCCGTCCACGCGGATGGAGGCCGGCACAGCAGCGGAGACGAGGTCCTCGACCGAGCGGTGACCGAGCGCGGACAACATGGTGCTCTGCGCAGTGCGGCCGGTGCCGATGTGACGCGCCTGGAAGAGATCGTTCATCGTGGGTTCTGCGCCAATCTGATCTGTCAAGACGGTCTCCGCCGATCAGGACGGCTCGCCCGTGAGCGCCCTATACTCGTCGTGGCTGAGGAGGCCCTCGGGGAGCGCGGCGAACGTCACCCTGATCAGCCAGCCGTCGCCGAAGGGATCGGAGTTGACCAGTTCGGGCGTGTCCAGCACGGCCTGGTTGGCCTCGGCGACGGTGCCATCGACGGGGGCGAAGAGCTCTCCGACCGATTTGGTCGACTCGATCTCGCCGACGACGCGGCCGGCCGCCACGGCGGTCCCGGCCTCCGGCAGTTCGACGAAGACGACATCGCCGAGCTTCTCGGCGGCGTAGCTCGTGATGCCCACGGTCGCGGTGTCGCCCTCCACGAACAGCCACTCGTGCTCCGGGGTGTACTTGAGGTCCTGCTGTGCGGGCATTGTCAGCCCTCCTTTTCTGAGGTGAGAGGCTTTCGGCGGTAGAAGGGAAGGGCGGTGACGGTGAAGGGAAGGCTCGACCCGCGCACATCCACCCGCAGTTCGGTGCCGGGACGGGCGAAGCGGGGGGCGACGTAGGCCATGGCGATGGGAACGCCGATCGTCGGGGAGAGAGCGCCGGAGGTGACGACGCCGACCTCCTCGGCCGAGCCGTCGTCCGCCGTCGCGAGCACGGGATAGCCGGCGCGGGCCGCGCGCTTGCCCCCGCCCCGGAGTCCGACGAGGACACGGGCTTCGGGAGACGGACCCTCCTCGCTGGCGGCGCGGCCGATGAAATCGGTGTCCTTGGCCAGGCTCACCACCCGGGCGAGGCGGGCCTGGGCGGGCAGAGTGTCGAGGCCCAGTTCGTGGCCGTACAGCGGCATCCCGGCTTCCAGGCGCAGCGTGTCGCGGCTGGCGAGACCGGCGGGGACGAGTCCCTGCCCGGCGCCGGCCTCCCGCAGCGCGTCCCAGAGGGCGCGGGCGCTGTCCGGCGCGGTATACAGCTCGAAGCCGTCTTCGCCGGTGTAGCCGGTGCGGGCGATGAGCACGGGATGCGTCTCGAACTCGGCGGGGACGCTCCAGTAGTACTTGAGGCCGCCGACGCGCTGGGCGAAGTCGCCGCCCGGGAGAGAGCCGTCCAGCCGGAAGCCGTCGACGGCGAGCAGGACGCTGAGGCTCGCCGGCCCCTGGACGGCGATGAGGGCGATGTCCTCGCTCTCGTCGAACGCCTCCACCTCGAACGGCGCTGTGTGCTCGCGCAGTTCCTCGGCGACGAGCTCGCGGTTGGCCGCGTTCGCGACGACCATGAAACGGTCCGCTCCCGTGCGGTAGACGACCAGATCGTCCACGATCCCCCCGGAGCGCGAGAGCAGCAGCGAGTATTTCGCCTGGCCGACGGCGAGCGCCGAGAGCGAGCCGGAGAGCACGTAGTCGAGCGCCCGCCCGGCCTCCGGGCCGATCAGGACGATCTCGCCCATGTGGGAGAGGTCGAACAGCCCGGCGGCGGTGCGGACGGCGTGGTGTTCGGCGAGGTCGCTGGAATAGCGGACAGGCATCTGCCAGCCGGCGAAATCGGTGAAAGAGGCCCCGGCGGCCTCGTGCGCGTCGTGCAGCGGGGAGAGGCGGTGGCTGTCCTGCGAGGTCATGAGTTCTCCGATTCGCCGGGGGGTGACGGGCGGCGCGGCGCGCCTCCCGGGAAGAACTCCCCCTCTGTCATCCGGCCTGAGAGTTTCACCGCGAAGGGTTCGCGGCTTTCACCGTGGGCGAGGCCAGCATGTCCCGCGGGATCGACCCGGAGGATCGACGCTGCCCTGCTTTTCAGAGTGGCCAGTCCGATGCGGTACGCGTACCTGAGAGATTGTCGGGGAGGATTGCTCCTTCGGTGCCGCGGGCGGGTTCTCCCCCACGGCTCTCCCACATCGACCTCGATGGCCCGATGTTCAGTTGCTGTGCTCCGCCAGCATAACCGCACCGTCGCTGTTTGACGCAACAGGCGCTGCCGGGCCGCTCCGGCGCTCCATCGTCCG
This genomic window from Leifsonia xyli subsp. cynodontis DSM 46306 contains:
- a CDS encoding dipeptide ABC transporter ATP-binding protein, which translates into the protein MTATTTAGQAGVVTGAPVLEVADLSVDFGVDSVWVPAAKKLRYSIQAGEVLAIVGESGSGKSASSMAILDLLPKNSRVRGSIKLEGRELTGLSPQQMRRVRGRQVSVIFQEPMTALNPVYTVGFQIVETLRIHFGMSPHEAKERALALLGMVELPDPVKVFNSYPHQLSGGQRQRAMIAQSISCDPKLLIADEPTTALDVTVQAEILELLRSLRDRLDSAILLITHDMGVVADLADNIVVMRKGDIVESGTVAEVFAAPKHPYTVALLEAVPHLGQREDEEIDTTAALAAGTANRDAEFAERIRVNERLAAAEHEKAELDKRRIVVEFDKVSIEYPKRGRFPAFRAATDIDLTIHEGEVVGLVGESGSGKTTLGRAAIALLPIHSGRLVIAGQDISDANRDEIRKLHRNVGIVFQDPSSSLNPRLQIADSIGEPLRLAKGLKGMELAKEVDRLLDSVELLRAYRSRFPHELSGGQKQRVGIARALSLKPQVLIADEPTSALDVSVQARVLELMQQLQKEMNFACLFITHDLAVIDVLADRIAVMHHGSLVEVGTRDEILRYPKEAYTQRLLAAVPLPDPEQQRARRALRLELLAAGSDEVVPVNEGLPPEPEPPVAQGL
- a CDS encoding PH domain-containing protein is translated as MPSVSPAEREVLVSRFNRVLAVLIWAATAALAVGLLVSLRDARLLFLVPCGLFALLAWAALWRPRLTVSDDGLELVNVTRTVEIPWPALINVETKYALTLFTPGRKFPVWAAPAPGTGSTLRATRRETTGRMGRPNVEDSVRRPGDLLSTESGAAAEAVRRRWTALREAGSIEAGRADETPVTVRWHLLTLAALAALLGSTVAALLLT
- a CDS encoding ABC transporter permease, coding for MPTTEPLIADELREPDSPPVSQGRLIWKRFLSNKISVASAILFILIVLFSLSAIGIGSIHGWWKYDYKELNDQVQQGSPTWEHPFGQDRIGKDYFALTMRGIQNSVLVMIVLGLIASAVGVVVGAVAGYFRGVVDAILMRITDVFIVIPALVIGSVVGHAFGGLGAFFLALMLGFFSWMGIARLVRSEFLSLREREFVEAARVAGASDARIIFKHILPNAIGVVIVSSTLIMASAILLETALSFLGYGIRSPDVSLGLLISSNQSAFQTRPWLFWWPGAFIVALALLVNFVGDGLRDAFDPRHRRFTLRTMREQEPEPGESEDGPRTGAALSKDAL
- a CDS encoding ABC transporter permease gives rise to the protein MASFILRRLLVSVLIIVAASFLMYMLVAYSADPLQDLRSSNSPNKTQLINARIQLLQLDVVPPLRWLLWLGGAAKCLIPFANACDLGSTISNAKVVDILPQALSSTVQLVTLALLLAILLGVTIGIVTALRQYSGLDNVVTFLSFFLYSLPAFLVAVLLKEFIAIGFNDFLVRPTIPWWTAVLTGVAAGLIWQSLIGGDLRRRGITAVVSGVATAGVLLLMSATNWFLRPGLGPVVMIILIAAVVVGATALTAGLQSRRALIAAGIAGAVSLVCFFALQPLFSVSTVGTIVILAVVAIVVSLAIGFFVGGYDRGQNMCVAVIVTILSGFLILVDRFMQAWPTYFSDTNGRPIATVGSSTPGLSGDMWESGLDTFTHLLLPTVALLLISFASYTRYSRAGMLEVLGQDFIRTARAKGLPERTVVVRHAFRNMLIPITTLVAFDVGALLGGAIITERVFAIPGMGFLFASGLDRGDLNPVMAYFLVIAAMAILFNFLADLAYAALDPRVRVR
- a CDS encoding ABC transporter family substrate-binding protein — protein: MHIKGRKVGLAVSAVAGVAALALSACTTSGTGGSSAAKGGMVTVAVVNDLTSLNSQTPQGNLDTNGQVGYLNGSYGTGFQYIDNNYKIVHDDKFGTFEKTSDDPLTVKYTLNKDDKWSDGQPVTADDMVLAWAIASGHYDSAKFDDSGKVTSGTQYFTIAGSTAGIDATGFPAVSDDNRTITLKYSTPYVDWELVNPIAQPAHIVAKKAGLSSAADLTKLLKGLPKGDPASPAAPDATLKKAADFVNTGYDITAMPTDKDLLVASGAFTLSSWTPGQSLTMVRNKYYAGGLEPNVDKIVFRIIPDANAQVTALQNGEVDIINPQASADTLTALKKTSAKVLTGDQASYDHLDLNFGSQTFSDAEVREAFLKTIPRQQILDSIVTPVNPKAKVLNSQIWLPNQQPQYGDTVKNNGSSAYDKVDIDGAKALLAGATPTVRILYNTNNPNRVDEFQAIQASASKAGFKVVDSGSPQWSKLLPGGDYDASLFGWISPGAGTAQIPQLFTTSGGGNYNRFSAANTDALATQTTLDKSKLTDLEMKIDKTAFSQAYGLPLFQLPGVFGVNARVDGVKFMGNQNGPFWNFWQWSVKSSTSK